A stretch of the Candidatus Neomarinimicrobiota bacterium genome encodes the following:
- the smc gene encoding chromosome segregation protein SMC — MYISELRMHGFKSFAKKEKLHFGDGITAIVGPNGCGKTNIVDAVRWVLGEQKYTMLRSKKMEDIIFNGSESRKPLGVCEVNLTVHNDKGKLPVDYTDVEITRRVFRNGESEYMINRAKCRLKDIHNLFVDTGMGADAYSVIELKMIEDILSENAEDRRRMFEEAAGINKYKHQRKSTLLKIEATTADINRVNDIIAEVDGKVNALKLQLKRYDRHAKLVDKLQQKEVERAFLQRQELNSALVPLVKSVTELTHQRSIGVEGEKIHESSLEQLRTTYKSEELELRSMQEKLNELSDARQSTNNRILVITEQVKSAERTIERLSVEKEELEEKIGAQKFSISELEVEMETFAPKIEDKERQYNARREEFDESDENYRRVEENLQRLSSHHIDHLRKLNDLRSLLERTQQTLEDKGEYLETLESDADEAESEKKTILQQQKKYLNQRKDLEQSVATERKAIEQLDEEIQTLRSERHDLTLEFHKIANQVESLESQRQFYSEIIESKEGYPSGIRHVLNHLEDYPSVLGSVADLIEVDQKYRRALEASLGLKAKYLVCETRESAYTVLDDIRERKLGNVAIIPLDSVPPGPSRSGKAPAGKGIVAQACDVINTQKDVVPLIRFLFGDLTLVQDSGAAERLRKSKSFSGSIADLSGRYYENTGAISSVDVQEEVSILGRKEKLKELDATIDKLVKKGNIVQENVREADEKLSSSEDKHQAISGELSADIDALSEVERQITRNEYMISQTVDALKALTHQIVTTRHDILGLEKSLDKMTPQLHDLKTQEENYEGKIALARESLEQVKNRREEKNTAIQEVRFELVSLENEKETLSYRIEAAKDSIDEMEKKIVHLTEETSRLKEEMVQLDNDKSAEVKKLQKLNAQYKKVLSVKELKEEAFRGTFREIEKLEREIRDEQKERERLAEKVKRMELQVADYEGQIELIESRIREKYRSDLTEVTDVSGSIEDLTFEIDRIERSIERIGPINMAVKDEYGEESARLEFLQEQLADLLKSEASLMETMGRIDKAARDQFLETFGKIRDNFRGTFKLFFDGGESDLDLTGVDDPLEASISILAKPPGKHTKNLRMLSSGEKALTAISLLFAIYLVKPSPFCILDEVDAPLDDNNISKFTKVLQKFSEDTQFIIVTHNKLTMEAAKFLYGVTMAQSGVSNIVSVKFD, encoded by the coding sequence ATGTATATCTCAGAACTCAGGATGCACGGCTTCAAGTCCTTTGCCAAGAAGGAGAAGCTCCATTTTGGCGATGGTATCACCGCTATCGTGGGACCAAACGGTTGCGGCAAAACGAATATCGTCGATGCGGTGAGATGGGTCCTCGGTGAGCAGAAGTACACCATGCTGCGTAGCAAGAAGATGGAGGATATTATTTTCAACGGCTCAGAATCGAGGAAGCCACTGGGCGTCTGCGAAGTCAATCTTACCGTCCACAACGATAAAGGGAAGCTACCGGTGGACTATACGGATGTAGAAATCACGCGCCGCGTTTTCAGGAATGGCGAAAGTGAGTACATGATCAACCGGGCAAAGTGCCGTCTGAAAGATATTCACAACCTTTTTGTTGATACCGGTATGGGAGCGGACGCTTATTCAGTCATCGAATTGAAGATGATTGAAGACATTCTCAGCGAGAATGCGGAAGACCGGAGAAGGATGTTTGAAGAGGCCGCCGGCATTAACAAGTACAAGCATCAGCGAAAATCGACGTTGCTGAAAATTGAAGCAACAACCGCTGATATCAACAGGGTGAACGACATAATCGCCGAAGTTGACGGCAAAGTGAATGCTCTCAAGCTGCAGCTTAAACGTTACGACCGCCACGCCAAACTGGTAGATAAACTTCAGCAGAAGGAGGTTGAGCGGGCGTTTCTTCAGCGTCAGGAGCTCAACTCAGCTCTGGTACCGCTTGTCAAGAGTGTTACCGAATTGACCCATCAGCGTTCCATCGGTGTGGAGGGGGAGAAAATCCATGAATCTTCTCTGGAACAGTTGCGGACGACTTACAAGAGTGAAGAGTTAGAATTGAGATCAATGCAGGAGAAATTGAATGAACTGTCTGACGCCAGGCAATCTACCAACAATCGTATTCTGGTAATCACTGAGCAGGTAAAGAGTGCTGAAAGAACTATCGAGCGACTTTCGGTAGAGAAAGAGGAGCTCGAAGAGAAAATCGGTGCCCAGAAATTCAGCATCAGCGAACTTGAAGTTGAGATGGAGACTTTCGCTCCCAAGATTGAGGATAAGGAGCGGCAATATAATGCGCGGCGAGAAGAGTTTGATGAGAGCGATGAAAACTACCGCAGAGTTGAAGAGAATCTCCAGCGTCTCAGTTCTCATCACATTGATCATCTGAGGAAACTGAACGACCTTCGCTCACTTCTGGAGAGAACACAGCAGACACTGGAAGATAAGGGTGAGTACCTGGAAACGCTCGAATCGGATGCTGACGAAGCTGAGAGTGAGAAGAAAACGATCCTGCAGCAGCAGAAGAAATATTTGAATCAGAGGAAAGATCTTGAGCAATCTGTCGCTACGGAGCGCAAAGCCATCGAGCAGCTGGATGAAGAGATCCAGACTCTGCGCTCCGAACGGCACGATCTGACCCTTGAGTTTCATAAGATTGCGAACCAGGTGGAAAGTCTTGAATCGCAACGTCAGTTCTACAGCGAAATCATAGAGAGCAAGGAAGGATACCCTTCCGGGATCAGGCATGTACTCAATCACTTAGAAGACTATCCGTCCGTTCTCGGGAGTGTTGCGGATCTGATTGAAGTCGATCAGAAGTATCGTCGTGCCCTGGAAGCCAGTCTGGGACTGAAGGCGAAATACTTGGTATGCGAAACGCGGGAGTCGGCCTACACCGTGCTTGACGACATCCGAGAACGAAAGCTGGGCAATGTCGCTATCATCCCTCTTGACAGTGTGCCGCCGGGTCCGTCCCGTTCAGGCAAAGCGCCCGCCGGTAAGGGAATTGTCGCTCAGGCCTGCGACGTGATTAATACGCAGAAAGATGTGGTGCCGTTGATCCGTTTCCTGTTCGGTGACCTCACACTGGTGCAAGATTCCGGTGCTGCAGAACGGTTGCGGAAATCGAAAAGTTTTTCGGGTAGTATCGCTGATTTGTCGGGTCGCTATTATGAGAATACCGGCGCCATTTCCAGCGTTGACGTTCAGGAAGAAGTGAGCATCCTGGGGAGAAAAGAAAAATTGAAGGAGCTGGATGCCACAATAGATAAGCTGGTGAAGAAGGGTAACATAGTGCAGGAAAATGTGCGCGAAGCGGATGAAAAACTATCATCAAGCGAAGACAAACACCAGGCTATATCCGGCGAACTGAGTGCTGACATTGACGCCCTGTCTGAAGTTGAGAGACAGATCACTCGCAATGAATACATGATCTCACAGACCGTGGACGCCCTGAAGGCTTTGACGCATCAGATAGTCACCACAAGGCATGATATCCTCGGACTGGAGAAATCTTTAGACAAGATGACACCTCAGTTGCACGATCTTAAGACTCAGGAGGAGAATTACGAGGGCAAGATTGCCTTGGCACGTGAATCGCTGGAGCAGGTGAAAAACAGGCGTGAGGAAAAAAATACCGCCATTCAGGAGGTCCGTTTTGAGCTGGTCAGCCTGGAGAATGAGAAGGAGACACTGAGCTATCGGATAGAGGCGGCGAAAGACAGTATTGATGAGATGGAGAAAAAGATTGTACATCTGACGGAAGAGACTTCACGTCTGAAGGAAGAGATGGTGCAGCTGGATAACGATAAGAGTGCGGAAGTGAAGAAGCTGCAAAAGCTGAACGCGCAATATAAAAAGGTGTTATCTGTAAAAGAGTTGAAGGAGGAGGCGTTTCGCGGGACATTCCGTGAGATCGAGAAGCTTGAACGTGAGATCAGGGATGAGCAGAAGGAGAGGGAGAGACTGGCGGAAAAGGTGAAAAGAATGGAGCTGCAGGTGGCTGACTACGAAGGTCAGATCGAGTTGATCGAGAGCCGTATCCGTGAAAAGTACCGCTCGGATCTGACGGAGGTTACTGACGTCTCCGGCTCAATAGAAGATCTTACCTTTGAGATCGACAGAATTGAACGCAGTATTGAGAGGATCGGTCCCATAAACATGGCGGTAAAGGACGAATACGGTGAAGAAAGCGCGCGGCTGGAATTCCTGCAAGAACAGCTGGCCGATCTGCTAAAGTCAGAGGCGAGCCTGATGGAAACAATGGGCCGCATCGACAAAGCTGCTAGGGATCAGTTTCTTGAAACTTTCGGCAAGATTCGTGACAATTTCAGGGGGACATTCAAACTGTTTTTTGATGGGGGTGAGTCAGACCTTGATCTCACCGGTGTTGACGATCCTCTTGAGGCCTCCATATCAATCCTGGCGAAACCGCCAGGCAAACATACCAAAAACCTCAGAATGCTCTCTTCTGGTGAAAAGGCACTGACCGCTATTTCGCTTCTGTTTGCAATCTATCTTGTAAAGCCGAGTCCCTTCTGTATCCTTGACGAGGTGGATGCGCCGCTGGATGATAACAACATTAGTAAGTTCACGAAAGTGCTGCAGAAATTCTCTGAGGATACGCAGTTTATTATTGTCACTCACAACAAGCTCACTATGGAGGCGGCAAAGTTTCTCTACGGTGTGACAATGGCCCAGTCGGGTGTTTCCAATATAGTATCAGTCAAGTTTGACTGA
- a CDS encoding histidine triad nucleotide-binding protein produces the protein MDDCLFCKMIDGEIAADIVHQDEDVFAFKDINPQAPHHVLIVPKRHIATLNDLAENDHALVGKVTLAAKKIAVDLGIAETGYRTVFNCNADAGQAVFHIHLHLLGGRRMSWPPG, from the coding sequence GTGGATGACTGTCTTTTCTGCAAGATGATTGATGGTGAAATCGCCGCTGATATCGTCCATCAGGACGAAGATGTATTCGCATTCAAGGATATTAATCCTCAGGCGCCGCACCATGTGCTGATAGTGCCGAAGAGACATATTGCCACGCTGAACGACCTGGCCGAAAATGATCACGCTCTGGTGGGTAAAGTTACTTTGGCCGCTAAAAAGATTGCGGTGGATCTCGGAATAGCCGAAACAGGATACCGGACGGTCTTTAACTGCAATGCCGATGCTGGTCAGGCGGTGTTCCACATTCACTTACATCTTCTGGGAGGGCGCAGGATGTCCTGGCCGCCTGGATAA
- a CDS encoding RsmE family RNA methyltransferase — MAERHHFILSDNQIEDGRFHLNGDEAHHLSNVARIGVGDEVYLIDTRGKAYRAAVDSISEGAIRGPILDMIQGYHEPTVNIHLGIAILKGARLDLVSEKGTELGVASVTPLILKRNVKKGVNRNRLTNVARSAAKQCGRGRVPEINEPASLSEWCQKMKAGCGALLHNSDAAKPMVDWLRNLPDSTSDVWLAVGPEGGFENEELQPVLQLGLEAVSLGKRRLRSETAALSALTIVDHCFTG; from the coding sequence ATGGCTGAGCGCCATCACTTCATACTTTCAGACAATCAGATCGAGGACGGTCGTTTCCATCTTAACGGTGATGAGGCTCACCATCTCAGCAACGTTGCCCGCATCGGTGTAGGAGATGAAGTCTATCTCATCGATACCCGGGGTAAAGCTTACCGGGCGGCCGTAGACAGCATCAGCGAAGGTGCCATTCGTGGTCCGATTCTCGATATGATTCAAGGCTATCATGAGCCGACAGTAAACATTCACTTAGGGATCGCAATTCTGAAAGGCGCCAGACTGGATCTGGTGTCTGAAAAGGGGACGGAACTCGGTGTCGCTTCCGTTACCCCTCTAATTTTAAAGCGAAACGTGAAGAAGGGCGTAAACAGGAACAGGTTAACAAACGTTGCCAGGAGTGCCGCTAAACAGTGCGGTCGCGGCCGTGTGCCAGAGATCAATGAACCGGCCTCTCTTAGCGAATGGTGCCAGAAAATGAAAGCCGGCTGTGGGGCGCTGCTTCACAATTCAGACGCCGCAAAACCGATGGTAGACTGGTTAAGGAATTTACCGGACAGCACTTCCGATGTCTGGTTAGCGGTAGGTCCCGAAGGCGGCTTTGAAAATGAAGAACTCCAGCCCGTTTTACAGCTCGGGTTGGAGGCTGTCTCTCTTGGTAAGAGAAGGCTGAGATCGGAGACAGCCGCACTCTCGGCTCTGACGATCGTAGATCACTGTTTTACAGGGTGA
- a CDS encoding tetratricopeptide repeat protein has translation MFNSAQDSIEIGQMENNAVEGEPSPQVESLHPATQVSESQSAPASEAGSIEEAYFDFLKALNSEQQKKSGKLLGRLVRSSRDLSSYKIDEYKSYLNIYFPDAHSDYVQSYMIESYIGQKKWDEVQVGLLKFVCLYPDSPLRGPVIENSSQFVQKEDYYQSNRDKLLSMLQESPESEEIHDSYAEFLSTVHSLNDSRLSSIFIREAWEFLALYSDLPHASAVLMWLAEEELVSNAHHTALMIYEKLMSLYPTSPDLAAALYQTGTLQQEQFGEFEAAVTTFRQFLQQFPEDSLVSNAQYRIATIADKNFKDWANAIEEYEKLVTQYSSSIHAIPSLLRIGEIQAGKLKQREEAITTYNRVASEYPDSTAQATEALQRAGELYEKSKEYAKAVDQYMVIHDKYPGTDGALSGLEKCAVIYEKKLKMRDKAVDVLSLIVDEFPDTKNAAKAEKRLQKLNK, from the coding sequence ATGTTCAATTCTGCTCAGGACTCTATTGAAATTGGACAGATGGAAAATAATGCTGTCGAGGGTGAACCGTCACCGCAGGTGGAATCCCTTCATCCAGCCACGCAGGTAAGTGAATCTCAATCAGCGCCTGCATCTGAAGCCGGATCCATTGAAGAAGCTTATTTTGATTTTCTCAAAGCACTGAATAGTGAACAGCAGAAAAAATCCGGAAAACTTTTAGGTCGCTTGGTGCGCTCTTCAAGAGACCTTTCGAGTTATAAGATTGACGAATACAAATCATATCTCAATATCTATTTCCCCGATGCTCATTCTGACTATGTACAGAGTTATATGATTGAATCCTACATTGGCCAGAAAAAGTGGGATGAAGTGCAGGTGGGGCTGTTAAAGTTTGTCTGCCTCTATCCAGATTCTCCCCTAAGAGGGCCGGTGATAGAAAATAGTTCTCAATTCGTACAAAAGGAAGATTACTACCAATCCAATCGGGATAAGCTCCTATCAATGTTACAGGAATCACCGGAATCAGAGGAAATCCACGACAGCTATGCTGAGTTCCTGTCAACCGTTCATTCACTCAATGATTCAAGGCTTTCATCGATTTTTATACGAGAGGCGTGGGAATTCCTTGCTCTCTATTCTGATTTACCCCATGCCAGCGCTGTACTTATGTGGTTGGCTGAAGAGGAGTTGGTCAGTAACGCTCATCATACAGCCCTGATGATCTATGAGAAGTTGATGAGTCTCTACCCAACCAGTCCGGATTTGGCGGCAGCGTTATACCAGACCGGTACGCTTCAACAGGAGCAATTCGGCGAATTTGAAGCCGCCGTCACCACCTTTCGCCAATTCCTGCAGCAATTCCCGGAAGATAGTCTTGTGTCGAATGCCCAATATCGCATCGCCACAATTGCTGATAAAAATTTTAAGGACTGGGCCAATGCTATCGAAGAATATGAGAAGCTGGTTACGCAGTATTCCTCATCTATCCATGCTATCCCCAGCTTACTCCGTATCGGCGAAATTCAGGCCGGAAAACTGAAGCAGAGGGAAGAGGCGATTACCACTTATAACAGGGTCGCTTCTGAGTATCCGGACAGCACAGCCCAGGCCACAGAAGCGCTCCAGCGTGCGGGGGAATTGTACGAAAAAAGTAAGGAATACGCAAAAGCCGTTGATCAGTATATGGTTATACATGATAAATATCCCGGGACAGATGGCGCATTGTCGGGCCTGGAGAAATGTGCCGTAATTTATGAGAAGAAACTGAAAATGAGAGACAAGGCTGTTGACGTTCTTAGTCTGATTGTTGACGAATTCCCCGACACAAAAAACGCTGCGAAGGCAGAAAAACGGCTGCAAAAACTCAACAAATAA
- the der gene encoding ribosome biogenesis GTPase Der — protein sequence MATPVVAIVGRPNVGKSTLFNRLVQRRHAIVDEQEGITRDRIYGKVEWTGHTFTIVDTGGFIPQIDDVIDAAVRQQVELAIDEADYILFIVDGREGIVTSDSFLADLVRKSGKPHVMVVNKIDNNDQELLQHEFHELGIDPVVTLSALGGRRVGDLLDMVVESLGDKLKEDKQEEGVRIAIVGVPNAGKSSIANRLLGREKSIVTEIPGTTRDAIDSRLRYHGEMYILVDTAGLRKKAKVSENIEYYSTLRTHRAIESSHIVLVVVDAMRGFSKQDQHIVREVMDKGRGLILLVNKWDLIQKETGTHETFKKEIKRLFKSLEDYPILFISAETNQRISKIIPEVKSVYQRWSDRIPTGIINQVVREATDSYQPPATKGKSVKIKYATQVSVSPPHFAFFGNFPDLIPVSYRNYLENRLRQALELNGVPVRLSFRRS from the coding sequence ATGGCAACACCCGTTGTAGCAATCGTAGGACGTCCCAACGTGGGCAAATCTACCCTCTTTAACAGGCTTGTCCAGCGCCGTCATGCTATCGTTGACGAACAGGAGGGGATTACACGTGATCGTATCTACGGCAAAGTCGAATGGACAGGCCATACCTTCACTATTGTGGACACTGGCGGCTTTATTCCTCAGATCGATGATGTGATTGATGCGGCTGTCAGGCAGCAGGTGGAACTGGCCATCGATGAAGCGGATTATATACTGTTCATAGTGGACGGTAGGGAGGGGATTGTAACGTCTGATTCATTCCTGGCCGATCTTGTGAGGAAGTCGGGCAAACCTCATGTTATGGTAGTCAACAAGATCGATAATAATGATCAGGAGCTACTCCAGCACGAGTTCCACGAACTCGGGATTGATCCGGTTGTGACGCTGTCGGCCCTGGGAGGTAGAAGGGTGGGCGATCTGCTCGATATGGTGGTAGAGTCGCTGGGAGATAAACTAAAGGAAGATAAGCAGGAAGAGGGCGTTCGCATCGCTATTGTAGGTGTGCCCAACGCGGGAAAATCATCCATCGCGAATCGGCTTCTCGGCAGAGAGAAATCGATCGTGACGGAAATTCCGGGCACCACGCGTGATGCAATCGATTCCAGGCTGAGATACCACGGTGAGATGTACATTCTGGTGGATACGGCGGGATTGCGCAAGAAAGCAAAGGTAAGCGAGAATATCGAATATTACAGCACGCTGAGGACCCACAGGGCTATCGAATCGTCGCATATTGTTCTGGTAGTGGTTGACGCCATGAGAGGCTTCAGTAAGCAGGATCAGCACATTGTGCGCGAAGTGATGGATAAGGGGAGAGGTCTGATACTACTGGTGAACAAATGGGATCTGATTCAAAAGGAGACCGGTACGCATGAGACATTCAAGAAGGAGATCAAACGCCTCTTCAAATCGCTTGAGGACTATCCGATCCTTTTTATTTCAGCAGAAACGAATCAGAGAATATCGAAGATAATTCCTGAAGTAAAGAGTGTATACCAGCGCTGGAGCGACAGGATACCGACAGGTATCATTAACCAGGTTGTCAGGGAGGCGACGGATTCCTATCAGCCGCCAGCTACGAAGGGGAAAAGTGTTAAAATCAAGTATGCGACGCAGGTGAGCGTATCGCCGCCGCATTTTGCCTTTTTTGGCAATTTTCCCGATCTGATTCCGGTCTCATACAGGAACTACCTGGAGAACCGGTTGCGGCAGGCGCTGGAACTGAACGGCGTTCCGGTTCGCCTCTCATTTCGCAGATCCTGA
- a CDS encoding adenosylcobalamin-dependent ribonucleoside-diphosphate reductase: MAKAMQYEFPISGRKEKPSEEISQRIQIEAPESREKTSPTTDLPEVLGEATPPQYTVDEYYLGDDLGKEVLQNKYLAPWEKGPYDMWKRIAKAMASAEDNVDVWYQRFFSILEDFRFVPGGRIMHGAGREDITTTLNNCYVVAIRDDAIKAIYEAIQEEALTYKYGGGCGHDLSVLRPGGSAIEGTGGESCGPTGFMNLFSENTNTIAQHGRRGANMQTLRVDHPDIEKFVAIKRGNRDMVKYSNISVLLTREFMQAVEKDIDFDLRWGGKVYHTVKASDLWQKIVTSAHESAEPGIIFWDTMRDYHNAEYCSPLVSTNPCAEQPLPDGGCCNLGSINLERFVDSDGKFRQDEFCDTAATATRFMDNVVDYNMDRHALRVQKENAMNDRRIGIGLLGLGDMLVRMKIKYDSDEALKMAENVCRLMRDTVYETSVEIAREKGPFPNFEPKGFSESKFVKTLPASTQEKITKHGIRNSTLLTVPPTGSGAIVARVSSGIEPVFQTSYFRRVKQNKGYGNTFKEFKVYHPIVEKLFGTDEKLPDYMVTAHKIDPYFRVKMQGVIQQYIDSSISSTVNLPADIDKETVADIYLTAYKAGLKGITVYREGSREGILLTEEQQAKQQQETVPQEKPASVEIKPGDNEVPQMRSAGEQLELRPRFRPSMTEGVTKRIRTGEGSLYITINHDEHGLCEVFTTIGKAGGNAAAQSEAISRLISLALRSGIDPYDVVKQLKGISGPHPTWENGQLILSTPDAIGKALEEYIQESSDGSENADSDSQGGTLFSLADESETPIDTANFNPRTMVLCPDCGSTIFHEAGCVTCPSCGFSKCE; encoded by the coding sequence ATGGCTAAAGCAATGCAATATGAATTTCCTATCTCTGGGCGCAAAGAGAAACCCTCGGAAGAGATTAGTCAGAGGATTCAAATTGAAGCTCCCGAGAGCAGAGAAAAGACATCACCTACCACAGATTTGCCCGAAGTTCTGGGCGAAGCTACACCACCTCAATACACAGTAGATGAATACTACCTCGGCGACGACCTTGGTAAAGAGGTTTTGCAAAACAAATATCTGGCCCCTTGGGAAAAGGGACCCTATGATATGTGGAAGCGCATCGCCAAAGCGATGGCGTCAGCAGAGGATAATGTAGACGTCTGGTACCAGAGATTTTTCTCCATCCTCGAAGATTTCAGATTTGTCCCCGGCGGCAGAATCATGCACGGCGCCGGGCGCGAAGACATCACCACGACCCTGAACAACTGTTATGTAGTAGCCATTCGGGACGATGCCATAAAGGCCATTTACGAGGCGATCCAGGAGGAAGCTCTAACCTATAAATATGGCGGCGGCTGCGGTCACGACCTATCTGTGTTGCGTCCCGGCGGATCAGCCATTGAAGGCACTGGCGGCGAATCGTGCGGACCTACCGGCTTTATGAATCTGTTCAGCGAAAACACCAATACCATTGCCCAGCACGGCCGGCGCGGCGCCAATATGCAGACCTTGCGTGTAGATCATCCTGATATTGAAAAATTTGTCGCTATTAAGCGCGGCAACAGAGATATGGTGAAATACTCCAACATCTCCGTACTGCTGACGCGTGAATTCATGCAGGCGGTGGAAAAAGACATCGACTTCGACCTCAGATGGGGCGGAAAAGTCTACCACACGGTCAAGGCCTCTGACCTGTGGCAAAAGATTGTGACGTCTGCCCATGAAAGCGCCGAACCGGGTATCATCTTCTGGGACACTATGCGTGACTACCACAACGCTGAGTATTGTAGTCCACTCGTTTCCACAAATCCGTGCGCGGAACAACCTCTGCCGGACGGCGGGTGCTGCAATCTAGGATCTATCAACCTCGAACGCTTCGTGGATAGTGACGGCAAATTCAGACAGGATGAATTCTGTGATACCGCCGCTACCGCCACCCGCTTCATGGATAATGTGGTAGACTATAACATGGACAGGCACGCTCTGAGAGTCCAGAAAGAAAATGCCATGAATGACCGTAGAATCGGTATCGGCTTACTAGGTCTTGGTGATATGCTGGTAAGGATGAAGATCAAATATGACAGCGACGAGGCGCTGAAGATGGCTGAAAATGTTTGCCGACTAATGAGAGATACAGTTTATGAAACGTCGGTAGAGATAGCGCGCGAAAAGGGACCGTTCCCGAATTTCGAACCGAAGGGATTCTCTGAGAGCAAGTTTGTCAAGACACTTCCCGCTTCCACTCAGGAGAAGATAACAAAACACGGTATTCGCAACTCAACCCTTCTGACCGTACCCCCCACCGGTAGTGGCGCCATCGTTGCCAGAGTTTCATCTGGCATTGAACCAGTTTTTCAGACGTCATATTTCCGCCGCGTAAAACAGAATAAGGGATACGGCAACACCTTCAAGGAGTTCAAAGTCTATCACCCAATCGTTGAAAAACTCTTCGGCACGGACGAAAAACTTCCCGACTATATGGTGACGGCACACAAGATTGATCCTTATTTTCGGGTAAAAATGCAGGGGGTGATCCAGCAGTACATTGATTCCTCCATCAGTTCAACCGTAAACCTTCCGGCCGATATTGACAAAGAAACCGTAGCCGACATCTACCTCACCGCCTACAAGGCCGGATTGAAAGGGATCACTGTTTACCGCGAAGGCTCGAGAGAAGGAATTCTGTTAACAGAAGAACAACAGGCAAAACAGCAACAGGAAACTGTACCGCAAGAAAAGCCCGCTAGCGTGGAAATAAAACCTGGTGATAACGAAGTCCCTCAAATGCGGTCAGCAGGTGAGCAGCTTGAACTAAGACCAAGATTCCGCCCAAGTATGACAGAAGGTGTAACTAAAAGAATCAGAACGGGTGAAGGATCTCTCTATATTACTATCAATCATGATGAGCACGGACTCTGCGAAGTATTCACAACCATCGGCAAGGCAGGCGGAAACGCCGCGGCTCAATCCGAAGCTATCAGCCGCCTCATCTCGCTGGCTCTGCGATCGGGAATTGATCCTTATGACGTTGTGAAACAGCTCAAGGGAATCAGCGGGCCCCATCCTACCTGGGAGAACGGACAACTGATCCTCTCCACGCCGGATGCCATCGGGAAAGCGCTGGAAGAATATATCCAAGAAAGCTCCGATGGGAGCGAAAATGCCGATTCCGATTCCCAGGGAGGTACCCTGTTCTCACTGGCTGATGAGAGTGAAACTCCGATAGATACTGCTAACTTCAATCCGAGAACAATGGTGTTGTGCCCTGACTGCGGCAGTACTATCTTCCACGAAGCCGGGTGTGTCACGTGCCCCAGCTGCGGTTTCTCAAAATGTGAATAG
- the frr gene encoding ribosome recycling factor, whose translation MKDFKKDALHRMHQAVEHCRTELAQIRTGRASPALLEGVKVPYYGAPTPLKTIANITAQEARLLVIQPFDKNFIFDIEKAIQAADLGLNPTNDGNVIRLPIPALTEERRLELVKLVHNLVEEGRVAVRNVRKDINNHMRELERSHDMSEDEGHFAHDEIQKITDNHIEELNKLIQMKEKEIMEE comes from the coding sequence CTGAAAGACTTCAAGAAAGATGCGCTGCATCGTATGCATCAGGCGGTGGAGCACTGTAGGACGGAACTGGCTCAGATCAGGACGGGCCGCGCCTCTCCAGCACTACTGGAGGGAGTAAAAGTACCGTATTACGGCGCTCCGACCCCTCTAAAGACCATCGCCAATATCACTGCCCAGGAGGCGAGGCTGCTGGTGATCCAGCCGTTTGATAAGAATTTTATTTTTGATATCGAAAAGGCCATTCAGGCGGCCGATCTGGGACTTAACCCCACCAACGACGGCAATGTCATCCGTTTGCCGATTCCGGCACTTACCGAAGAGCGGCGGCTTGAACTGGTGAAACTGGTTCACAATCTGGTTGAAGAAGGGCGCGTGGCGGTCAGGAATGTGCGCAAAGATATCAATAACCACATGCGTGAACTGGAGCGGTCGCACGATATGTCTGAGGATGAGGGACATTTTGCGCACGATGAGATCCAGAAGATCACTGATAATCATATAGAGGAATTGAATAAGCTGATACAGATGAAAGAGAAAGAGATCATGGAAGAGTAG